The following are encoded together in the Leptotrichia sp. OH3620_COT-345 genome:
- a CDS encoding sensor histidine kinase: MKLLKKSIRKSMMFQIIIYYLIGNFLFIFFLSSIFYYSSKYIIMKKEIESTRKSAEKSAEYVSLYMDKLKNLINLLSVNTDIAETLINHNEISRENVEKMIQLIINENNGNIKSITIIGKNGDIISNEKSVNMDISADMMKESWYISAINNTDHPVLNPIRKKQTSMDMTSWVLSISKDIKNKSGENLGVIVFDIKYQALNEYLKDISVGEHSDNLIIDGQENIIYYKNVNCFINKECLDKFLSQNEEYYKNKNIALTKVHIENTDWQLISFSEMNDLVLLKKSFFDVIIAIFLISLTFTTIVTYLIIRKLIQPLIKLENHIQKFENSLSEFSLEKNTSYEIEVLVKHFNSMINKIKYLREYEIKVLHSQINPHFLYNTLDTIIWMTEFGDSEQVITITKSLANFFRLSLSNGNEKISLKDELTHVQEYLFIQKQRYEEKLTYNFKVDESLLSTVVPKIIIQPIVENSIYHGIKNILGKGIINITVSKNNSYLNIIIEDNGIGFEKSKQFKKTKIGGVGIKNVDKRIKFYYGNEYGIQIEPVSSGSIVILKLPLD; the protein is encoded by the coding sequence ATGAAATTATTAAAAAAATCCATAAGAAAATCCATGATGTTTCAAATAATAATCTACTATTTAATAGGTAATTTCCTGTTTATATTTTTTTTAAGCAGCATTTTTTATTACAGTTCAAAATATATTATAATGAAAAAGGAAATAGAATCAACACGAAAAAGTGCTGAAAAAAGTGCGGAATATGTTTCTTTGTATATGGACAAATTGAAAAATCTTATAAATCTTCTATCTGTCAATACTGACATTGCAGAAACTTTAATAAATCACAATGAAATTTCCAGAGAAAATGTTGAAAAAATGATTCAACTCATAATAAATGAAAATAATGGAAATATAAAAAGTATAACTATTATAGGAAAAAACGGGGATATTATTTCCAATGAAAAATCAGTCAATATGGATATTTCAGCTGATATGATGAAAGAAAGCTGGTATATCAGTGCTATAAACAATACTGACCATCCTGTCTTAAATCCTATCAGAAAAAAACAGACTTCTATGGATATGACAAGTTGGGTTTTATCTATAAGTAAAGATATAAAAAATAAAAGTGGAGAAAATTTAGGCGTTATTGTCTTTGACATAAAATATCAAGCTTTAAATGAATATTTGAAAGACATTTCTGTCGGAGAACACAGTGATAATCTCATAATTGACGGACAAGAAAATATTATATATTACAAAAATGTAAACTGTTTTATAAATAAAGAATGTCTGGATAAATTTTTATCTCAAAACGAGGAATACTATAAAAACAAAAATATAGCTTTGACAAAAGTACATATAGAAAATACCGATTGGCAATTAATAAGTTTTTCTGAAATGAATGACCTTGTTCTTTTGAAAAAAAGTTTTTTTGATGTTATTATAGCTATATTTCTTATTTCTCTCACATTCACTACCATTGTCACTTACTTGATTATAAGAAAATTAATTCAGCCTCTTATAAAGCTGGAAAATCATATACAAAAATTTGAAAATTCTTTAAGTGAATTTTCTCTTGAAAAAAATACAAGCTATGAAATTGAAGTTTTGGTAAAACATTTTAACTCCATGATTAATAAAATTAAATATTTGAGAGAATATGAAATTAAAGTGCTGCACAGTCAAATAAATCCTCATTTTCTTTACAATACTCTTGACACTATCATATGGATGACTGAATTTGGTGACAGTGAGCAAGTTATTACAATAACAAAATCCCTTGCGAATTTTTTCAGATTATCTCTTAGTAACGGAAATGAAAAGATTTCATTAAAGGATGAGCTTACTCATGTTCAGGAATATTTATTTATTCAGAAACAGCGATATGAAGAAAAACTTACTTACAATTTTAAAGTAGATGAAAGTTTGCTGTCTACAGTAGTTCCTAAAATAATTATTCAACCTATTGTTGAAAATTCTATTTATCACGGTATTAAAAATATTTTGGGTAAAGGAATTATAAATATCACTGTTTCCAAAAACAATAGTTACTTAAATATTATAATTGAAGATAACGGAATTGGATTTGAAAAATCGAAGCAGTTCAAAAAAACTAAAATCGGCGGTGTAGGAATAAAAAATGTAGATAAAAGAATAAAATTTTATTACGGAAATGAATACGGAATACAGATAGAACCGGTTTCTTCAGGTTCAATCGTTATATTGAAACTACCTTTAGATTAA